The Candidatus Tanganyikabacteria bacterium genome window below encodes:
- a CDS encoding cation:proton antiporter, translated as MPAFSHYPSLGIVSTVALVLWAGLLGILVARRTGIPAILFFLAFGVLLGPDFLGLVVPERFGDVGLRAIVSICVAIVVFEGAMKIDLRQMRRTPAAVVGLVTVAPLLTATGAACAAHWIGGLGWRTAAVFGAIVSVTGPTVINPILRRIRVGPRLRAILEAESVLVDAVGVLLTAAVFTFITAADQTLAGGGLRLVGHLAIGGGIGLAAAIASVAGLRRLRSMSGAAVHVWVLATALIAYSAAEVAAHEAGIAAVAVAGLVIGSREFPGARSARNFKESLTLLALVMVFLLLAAGQNVGSLTELGWGGLGTIVALMFLVRPISTFLATAPSALSWRERAFIAWMGPRGIVAASLASLMAVELKAWGMAGGEALGSLVFLTVLVTVVVQGGLAGQVARRLGVIPKPVVVVGGDETARWLARHLHRQGEAVILVDRDPTLLEDLEGEPFEVWVGDLAAPRDLARVLGSDPTCMVAATASDKANLLICQQVRAKDARIRLVARLADGRLSDAFRALDIEVLCEPEGAGLALAHKVTRSTVLELLSSPLQAEAVAEVRLAGTARPLSLAESGLPPNCLVVLVKRDGALLVPNGGTVLQPGELVTLVGKAADLAEARRRLEGEPAASLP; from the coding sequence ATGCCCGCTTTCTCCCACTACCCGTCCCTGGGGATCGTCAGCACGGTCGCCCTGGTCCTGTGGGCCGGCTTGCTGGGCATCCTCGTGGCGCGGCGGACGGGCATCCCGGCGATCCTGTTCTTCCTCGCCTTCGGCGTGCTGCTCGGCCCGGATTTCCTCGGCCTGGTCGTTCCGGAGCGTTTCGGGGACGTAGGCTTGCGCGCCATCGTCTCGATCTGCGTGGCCATCGTCGTCTTCGAGGGAGCGATGAAAATCGACCTGCGGCAGATGCGGCGGACGCCGGCCGCGGTCGTCGGCCTGGTAACCGTGGCGCCCCTCCTGACCGCCACCGGCGCCGCGTGCGCCGCCCACTGGATCGGGGGCCTGGGGTGGCGCACCGCGGCCGTCTTCGGGGCTATCGTGTCGGTCACGGGGCCGACCGTCATCAACCCGATTCTGCGGCGCATCCGGGTCGGGCCCAGGCTGCGGGCAATCCTGGAGGCCGAGAGCGTCCTCGTCGACGCCGTGGGCGTCCTCCTGACGGCGGCGGTCTTCACCTTCATCACGGCCGCGGATCAGACGCTTGCCGGCGGCGGCCTCCGACTCGTGGGTCACCTGGCCATCGGCGGCGGCATCGGCCTGGCCGCCGCCATCGCCTCGGTGGCGGGCTTGCGCCGTCTGCGGAGCATGTCCGGCGCCGCCGTCCATGTGTGGGTCCTGGCCACGGCCCTGATCGCCTATTCCGCCGCGGAAGTCGCGGCGCACGAGGCGGGTATCGCGGCCGTGGCGGTCGCGGGTCTGGTGATCGGCAGCCGCGAGTTCCCGGGTGCCCGGTCGGCTCGCAACTTCAAGGAGAGCCTCACCCTCCTGGCGCTCGTCATGGTCTTCCTGTTGCTGGCCGCCGGCCAGAATGTCGGGTCCCTGACCGAACTGGGCTGGGGCGGTCTCGGGACCATCGTCGCGCTGATGTTCCTGGTGCGCCCCATCTCGACGTTCCTCGCCACGGCGCCGTCCGCCTTATCATGGCGCGAGCGCGCCTTCATCGCGTGGATGGGGCCGCGCGGCATCGTGGCGGCGTCCCTGGCCTCGCTGATGGCCGTGGAACTCAAGGCCTGGGGAATGGCCGGCGGTGAGGCGCTGGGCAGTCTGGTCTTCCTCACCGTCTTGGTGACCGTCGTGGTGCAGGGCGGTTTGGCCGGTCAGGTCGCAAGGAGGTTGGGAGTGATTCCGAAGCCCGTCGTGGTCGTGGGCGGCGACGAGACCGCCCGCTGGCTCGCCCGACACCTGCACCGCCAGGGCGAGGCCGTGATCCTGGTGGATCGCGACCCGACTCTCCTCGAGGACCTGGAAGGCGAGCCCTTCGAAGTCTGGGTCGGGGATCTGGCGGCTCCGCGGGACCTCGCGCGGGTGCTGGGCAGCGACCCGACCTGCATGGTGGCGGCCACGGCCAGCGACAAGGCCAACCTGCTGATCTGCCAGCAAGTGCGGGCCAAGGACGCCCGGATTCGCCTGGTCGCACGCCTGGCGGACGGTCGGCTGAGCGACGCATTCCGCGCGCTCGACATCGAGGTGCTCTGCGAGCCGGAGGGCGCGGGTCTGGCGCTCGCCCACAAGGTCACGCGCTCGACGGTCCTCGAGTTGCTCTCGTCGCCCTTGCAGGCCGAGGCCGTCGCCGAGGTCCGCCTCGCCGGCACCGCCCGGCCTCTGAGCCTGGCCGAGAGCGGGCTGCCGCCCAACTGCCTCGTGGTGCTGGTCAAGCGGGACGGGGCACTGCTGGTGCCCAATGGCGGAACGGTGCTGCAGCCGGGCGAGCTGGTAACCCTCGTGGGCAAGGCGGCCGACCTGGCGGAGGCGCGACGGCGTCTGGAAGGCGAGCCGGCGGCGTCCCTTCCGTGA
- a CDS encoding HAD hydrolase family protein, with translation MVPSRLLVTDLDGTLVGDGEALRAFLAWWRKARSDVRLVYNTARTWPSAQGLLRSHGLPWPDAVVTGLGTEIRFRRGGPPDPAWAGRMAARWDRRAVMAIAASLGSRLVPQPSIAQGPHKASFEVADPADALRFLDRLLGARLWVHAGLTQERFVDVIPFLAGKGAATAHLRLRFGISAGRTMTIGDSENDLGMLSRPGPAIAVGNASPGLLGMLGSHVYRAPSAAAAGILEGLRHFGWR, from the coding sequence ATGGTCCCATCTCGCCTCCTCGTCACCGATCTCGACGGAACCCTCGTCGGGGACGGGGAAGCCCTGCGGGCGTTCCTGGCGTGGTGGCGCAAGGCGCGGAGCGACGTCCGCCTGGTGTACAACACCGCGCGCACGTGGCCCTCCGCCCAGGGCCTTCTCAGGTCGCACGGGCTGCCCTGGCCTGACGCGGTGGTGACTGGCCTGGGGACGGAGATCCGCTTCCGGCGCGGTGGACCGCCGGACCCGGCCTGGGCCGGGCGCATGGCGGCTCGCTGGGACAGGCGGGCCGTCATGGCGATCGCCGCCTCCCTAGGCTCCCGCCTGGTCCCGCAGCCCTCGATTGCCCAGGGTCCGCACAAGGCGAGCTTCGAGGTCGCCGATCCGGCTGACGCCCTGCGCTTCCTCGACCGCTTGCTGGGCGCCCGCCTCTGGGTCCACGCCGGCCTGACGCAGGAGCGGTTCGTGGACGTGATTCCCTTCCTTGCCGGAAAGGGCGCCGCCACCGCCCATCTCAGGCTGCGGTTCGGCATCTCCGCCGGCCGGACGATGACCATCGGCGACAGCGAGAACGACCTCGGCATGCTTTCGCGGCCGGGACCCGCCATCGCCGTCGGCAACGCCTCGCCCGGCCTCCTGGGTATGCTCGGCTCTCACGTCTACCGGGCGCCCTCCGCCGCGGCCGCCGGCATCCTCGAGGGTTTGCGGCACTTCGGCTGGCGCTAA
- a CDS encoding glycosyltransferase — protein MTRIALISVHGDPSADIGAEGAGGQNVYVREVARNLARRGLEIDVFTRSQAGELVRERALFPGVRLVSVPCGPEGYVPRDALFAELPEFVRHAADWVKRHGVRYRALHSNYWLSGWVGMRLAGLWKTPQTHTFHSLGRVKYAALGAAIPHRGRIRLGVEEAIASTATALVATTQDEAEKLRHSYQASAPIALIPCGFDAERFRPLDRAQCRQDLGLPADAPILLYVGRFVKEKGVETLIRAAAVLRLEHPVHLVLVGGYQEGGADEAEYRRVRDLISALGLGPATTFAGAVDHGGLAAYYAAADVTVVPSHYEAFGMVAIEAMACGCPVVASAAGGLAANILDGRTGLLATPRDVPAFTHAIARVLAVPGLARKLARSALVRAHREFDWARVALCLDRHYASLQPAGV, from the coding sequence ATGACTCGAATCGCTCTCATATCCGTTCACGGCGACCCGTCCGCCGACATCGGCGCCGAAGGCGCCGGCGGGCAGAACGTCTACGTGCGCGAAGTGGCGCGCAATCTGGCCCGGCGGGGCCTGGAGATAGACGTATTCACCCGTTCGCAAGCCGGCGAATTGGTCCGGGAGCGGGCACTCTTCCCCGGCGTTCGCCTCGTCTCGGTGCCATGCGGGCCGGAAGGCTACGTGCCACGGGACGCCCTGTTCGCCGAGTTGCCCGAGTTCGTACGCCATGCGGCCGACTGGGTGAAGCGGCACGGAGTCCGGTACCGGGCGCTGCACAGCAACTACTGGCTCTCGGGGTGGGTCGGCATGCGGCTCGCCGGCTTGTGGAAGACTCCCCAGACGCACACCTTCCACTCGCTTGGCAGGGTCAAGTACGCCGCTCTGGGCGCCGCCATCCCGCACCGCGGCAGGATCCGCCTGGGAGTCGAGGAGGCGATCGCCAGCACCGCGACGGCCCTGGTGGCCACCACCCAGGACGAAGCCGAGAAGTTACGCCACTCGTACCAGGCCTCGGCTCCCATCGCGCTGATTCCTTGCGGCTTCGACGCGGAGCGGTTCCGGCCGCTGGATCGGGCGCAGTGCCGGCAGGACCTCGGCTTGCCGGCCGACGCGCCGATCCTGCTGTACGTGGGTCGCTTCGTGAAGGAGAAGGGCGTCGAGACGCTGATCCGCGCCGCGGCGGTGCTGCGCCTCGAGCATCCGGTTCACCTCGTCTTGGTGGGCGGGTACCAGGAGGGCGGGGCCGACGAGGCCGAGTACCGGCGCGTACGCGACCTGATCTCCGCGCTGGGCCTCGGCCCGGCCACGACTTTCGCCGGCGCGGTCGATCACGGCGGCCTGGCCGCCTACTACGCCGCGGCCGATGTCACGGTCGTGCCCAGCCACTACGAGGCGTTCGGCATGGTCGCGATCGAGGCGATGGCTTGCGGGTGCCCGGTCGTGGCCAGCGCCGCGGGCGGCCTGGCGGCCAACATCCTCGACGGCAGGACCGGGTTGCTGGCCACTCCGCGGGATGTCCCGGCGTTCACGCATGCCATCGCGCGCGTGCTCGCCGTGCCGGGCCTGGCTCGAAAGCTGGCCCGCTCCGCGCTGGTGCGAGCCCATCGCGAGTTCGACTGGGCGCGGGTTGCCCTGTGTCTCGATCGCCACTACGCCTCCCTCCAGCCGGCCGGTGTATGA
- a CDS encoding amidohydrolase, which yields MFLPVATAVLLAAPPPADLVVRNARIHTGDPARPAARDLAVRGARLAYVGPDARAHIGKRTRVVDLRGAFLMPAFHDAHVHPVDAGVEMGQCDLNAAESVADILATVEDYRRKHPRKAWIVGSGWSLTAFPGGNPGRDLLDRAVADRPVFLWSSDGHSAWLNSLALRKAGITARTQDPPAGRIERDPRSGEPSGTLRETAMDLASKLLPPATPGEVRRGLARAQDILARYGIVSIQEAAADASELSAYADFARRGKLKVRVRAAQDWDDGEPHAVADRVKTLVGYRKAFSGPGFAAAAAKLFVDGVIEARTASLLAPYLLDGKPVTGPDALGKPTYSSDRLDAMVERLDAAGFQIHLHAIGDGGVRMGLDALERAARKNGPRDRRPVLAHLQLSDPADLPRFKALGAVACIQPYWHYPDEFVTRLTTPFIGAERTARLYPAASLLAAGARVAGGSDWSVTTANPLEAIQIAVTRQDPEKAGAILGEGERLTVAQALASYTQGGAWANFEDRDGGVLAAGKWADFVVLDRDPFAVRPHEIGRIAVKWTVREGRTTFRRSSHR from the coding sequence TTGTTCCTGCCCGTCGCCACCGCCGTGCTCCTCGCGGCCCCGCCGCCGGCCGACCTGGTCGTGCGCAACGCCCGCATCCACACGGGCGATCCGGCGCGGCCGGCCGCCCGGGACCTGGCGGTGCGCGGCGCCCGCCTGGCCTACGTCGGCCCGGACGCCAGGGCGCACATCGGCAAGCGCACCCGGGTCGTCGATCTGCGCGGCGCCTTCCTGATGCCGGCCTTTCATGACGCTCACGTCCACCCCGTGGATGCCGGCGTCGAGATGGGTCAGTGCGACCTGAATGCCGCCGAGTCGGTCGCGGACATCCTGGCCACCGTGGAAGACTACCGCCGCAAGCACCCGCGCAAGGCCTGGATCGTCGGTTCGGGCTGGAGCCTCACGGCCTTCCCGGGCGGCAATCCGGGCCGCGACCTGCTCGATCGGGCAGTCGCCGACCGCCCGGTGTTCCTGTGGTCGTCGGATGGCCATTCCGCCTGGCTCAACAGCCTGGCGCTGCGCAAGGCCGGCATCACGGCCCGCACCCAGGATCCGCCGGCCGGGCGCATCGAACGCGACCCCCGCTCCGGCGAGCCGAGCGGCACGCTGCGCGAAACGGCCATGGATCTCGCGTCGAAGCTCCTGCCGCCCGCCACGCCCGGCGAGGTCCGGCGAGGCCTGGCCCGCGCCCAGGACATCCTGGCCCGCTACGGCATCGTCTCCATCCAGGAGGCCGCGGCCGACGCCTCGGAACTTTCCGCCTACGCGGATTTCGCGCGCCGCGGCAAGCTCAAGGTGCGCGTGCGCGCCGCGCAGGACTGGGACGATGGCGAGCCGCACGCGGTCGCGGACCGCGTCAAGACCCTGGTCGGCTACCGCAAGGCCTTCAGCGGACCGGGCTTTGCGGCGGCGGCCGCCAAGCTATTCGTGGACGGCGTCATCGAGGCGCGCACCGCGTCGCTTCTGGCCCCCTACCTGCTCGACGGCAAGCCGGTCACGGGCCCGGATGCCCTGGGCAAGCCCACCTACTCCTCCGACCGCCTGGATGCCATGGTCGAACGCCTGGATGCGGCCGGGTTCCAGATCCACCTCCATGCCATCGGCGACGGCGGCGTGCGGATGGGCCTGGATGCGCTCGAACGCGCGGCGCGCAAGAACGGCCCGCGGGATCGCCGCCCGGTGCTGGCCCACCTGCAACTCAGCGATCCGGCCGATCTGCCGCGCTTCAAGGCCCTTGGTGCGGTTGCGTGCATCCAGCCCTACTGGCACTACCCCGACGAGTTCGTCACGCGGCTGACGACCCCGTTCATCGGCGCCGAACGCACGGCGAGACTGTACCCGGCTGCCAGTCTGCTGGCGGCCGGTGCCCGGGTGGCGGGCGGATCCGACTGGTCGGTGACCACCGCCAATCCCCTGGAGGCCATCCAGATCGCCGTCACGCGCCAGGATCCGGAGAAGGCCGGGGCGATCCTGGGCGAAGGCGAGCGGTTGACGGTCGCCCAGGCCCTCGCCAGCTACACGCAGGGCGGCGCCTGGGCCAACTTCGAGGATCGGGACGGCGGCGTGCTGGCCGCGGGCAAGTGGGCCGACTTCGTGGTGCTGGACAGGGACCCCTTCGCGGTGCGGCCGCACGAGATCGGTCGCATAGCCGTGAAATGGACCGTCCGGGAAGGGCGGACCACCTTCCGGAGGTCGTCACACCGCTGA